From Paraburkholderia fungorum, the proteins below share one genomic window:
- a CDS encoding DUF4347 domain-containing protein, translating into MKIIQQLFKRFDDARNTCNTRDTRVGMRGKSSGVTVKPAPLLMALEPRVVYDASVAAVAPHHHGAEAQTHAGAAASTDATVHAAPKTIAEHDVQHAKPGGDGAARNSKPSTSSDAAGTQSTTQTGTDVAVQKTVQTDAATAAVTDPSAAAAAHAVVFIDPSVTDYQALIAGLPAGTQYVVLNADTDGFAQIAQYLQTHQGIQSIHLISHGSDGEIQAGAAWLNSSNIAEYSGDLAAIGAAMAPGGDFLIYGCDVAEQADGQALVQQVAALTHLNVAASTDLTGSTAVGGDWTLEYQVGDVHTPVLLSAASEQAYDHVLGTTIENYTGVNAVGFSTGDVNGGVSSFTLDGLIYTFKDASGNPININTIVTQDFYLQQLADEGGAGNALQINQDGILGLASVTITRVGNTPFNFQSIDLDIESDTGAQGIVTIVADNNTANAVTLETDNIMTAVTMTLSATNASFADAHSITISGGDLLADFGHLVYADVGPSLTTTSTNATFTAGDNTASTPVAVDAGITLTDSTSATAQSATITISNFKTGDELLYTAMNGISGAYSNGVLTLTGSATIAQWQSALESVTFTNTQITPDATIRTINFSITDVAGVTTTATRNITVVDTDQTPIVSTTGGSTSYVAGAASVTIDSGLSISDSDSTHQAIATVTIGNASTSDILNFTANATLYGNISGTYLSSTHTLTLTGSATDAQWQAALDSIGFSSSVSSPGGARTISFSINDGTKTSAIATKTVAVIGVPVVTTDTGSAAFVAGNNVASTPVAIDSGLTVADGSSGTLASATVQITGNFHAGEDLLLFVNNPATMADITGSYNSGTGLLTLTSASHATLAQWQAALRSITFEDTAVTPNSATRTISFAVNDGSNSSAVATRTVSVTDTDQTPILTTSGGSSAFAAGDNALSTPVVVDSGITVSDLDNTTLASATVSITGNFHAGEDVLSFINVSASTFGNINAAYNASTGMLTLSSAGTTATLAQWQAALRAVTYTDTAVTPNSATRTVSFSVNDGTATSLTVTRTVTIADTDQTPVLSTSGGSASFVAGDNAPATPVAIDSGVTLSDLDNTTLASATASITGNFHAGEDVLMFVNNGVTEGNITGSYNATTGVLTLTSAGATATLAQWQAALQAVTYTDTAVTPNSATRTVSFTVNDGTKTSATVTRTVTVADTDQTPVLGTSGGSTSFVAGDNTTSTPVAVDSGITVSDLDNTTLASATVSITGNFHAGEDVLMFFNNGVTEGNITGSYNAVTGVLTLSSAGATATLAQWQAALRAVTYTDTAITPNSATRTVSFSVDDGIKDSAAGTKTVTVTTTDQTPIVSASTSGANYISGASAQNIDSGLTLSDADNTTLTTATIQFTSGFHNGDLLALNYVAATMGSGFSVSFNGATGTLIVSGGPRTVAQMQAILDGVQFSTSAGAALGTRTLSVTVSDGTSTSAAVSYDIDVVSSAPIVSVSGSSAAFVAGDNTVSTPVAVDSGLTVSDPLTAMLASATVSITGNFHAGEDVLMFVNDGLTDGNITSSYDAATGVLTLTSSGGTATLAQWQAALRSVTYTDTAITPDTATRTISFTADDGTQSSATVTSTVTIADTDQTPILTTSGGDTSFVAGDNSASTPVAIDTGITVSDLDNTTMASATVAITGGFHAGEDVLSFTNYNAANFGNIVASYDAATGVMTLTSTGATATLAQWQNALGSVTYTDTAVTPDTTQRTISFTINDGVKSSAVSTQALDVTATDQTPIVSTTTGDASFASGDNTASTPVAIDTAITVSDLDNTTLASATVAITGGFHAGEDVLSFTNDNSTSFGNITSSYDATTGVMTLTSAGDTATLAQWQAALRSITYTDTAVTPDTTQRTISFTIDDGVKSSAISTKALDMTATDQTPIITTTTGDASFASGDNTASTPVAIDTGITVSDLDNTTLASATVAITSGFHAGEDQLAFTNNNATSFGNITSSYDATTGVMTLTSAGDTATIAQWQAALRSVTYTDTAVTPDTTQRTISFTVNDGVKSSAVSTKAIDLSATTQTPTIVGGTGDTPTFVASGAGAIPVAIDGGISISDADASAHPSSALVSVSGNFQPGHDVLAFTSSAATGNISGSYDATTGVLTLTSAGNTATLAQWQAALAAVTYADTAAEVTSSSRTISFAVAVDGKESGVVTRTVNVAAAPTTVRPPNPATPTTLPPRSPFIGNGSDNGNGSATPVNAPSPFANAPDSIVAFPMNLGDSISNPLIVLDIFVETPDIGSIPAIHTSTFTADNFGDLGASSGAGGGAHRYGSLSQTSVESLQAVSAPQAAPLALDLPNLALHLDIAPNQPFSVSLPVMLGGAEGLPVGTDAHVELRLADGRPLPGWLHYDPVRGTLSGKVPANQGTLAIAIIASDAAGHQTRREVAINFGTTRDSTSHGAVHGATRAPVKATPATHAPHAAVTPAKPSLAEQFARAHASLHVTRPPVAHAATLPSAAETAGRGVA; encoded by the coding sequence ATGAAGATCATCCAGCAGCTTTTCAAACGTTTTGATGACGCGCGTAACACGTGCAATACGCGCGACACTCGCGTCGGCATGCGTGGCAAATCCTCCGGTGTCACCGTGAAACCGGCGCCGTTGCTGATGGCGCTCGAACCGCGCGTGGTCTACGACGCGTCGGTTGCCGCGGTCGCTCCGCATCACCATGGCGCCGAGGCGCAAACGCATGCGGGCGCCGCCGCATCGACCGATGCGACCGTGCACGCCGCGCCGAAGACGATCGCCGAACATGACGTGCAGCATGCCAAACCAGGCGGCGACGGCGCGGCCCGCAACAGCAAGCCGTCGACCTCGTCCGACGCTGCGGGCACGCAGTCGACCACCCAGACCGGCACCGACGTCGCCGTGCAGAAAACGGTTCAGACCGACGCCGCCACTGCTGCGGTGACCGATCCGAGCGCCGCAGCCGCCGCGCATGCCGTCGTGTTCATCGACCCGAGCGTCACCGACTACCAGGCGCTGATCGCGGGCTTGCCGGCCGGCACCCAGTATGTCGTGCTGAATGCCGACACGGACGGCTTCGCGCAGATCGCGCAGTATCTGCAAACGCATCAGGGCATTCAGTCGATTCATCTGATTTCTCACGGCTCCGACGGCGAGATTCAGGCCGGTGCCGCGTGGCTCAATAGCAGCAACATTGCGGAATATAGCGGCGACCTCGCGGCCATCGGCGCGGCCATGGCGCCCGGCGGCGACTTCCTGATTTATGGCTGCGACGTCGCCGAACAGGCCGACGGTCAGGCGCTCGTGCAGCAGGTCGCCGCGCTGACTCATCTGAACGTCGCGGCGTCGACCGATCTGACCGGCTCGACAGCGGTGGGCGGCGACTGGACGCTCGAGTACCAGGTGGGCGACGTGCATACGCCGGTGCTGCTGTCGGCGGCGAGCGAGCAGGCTTACGACCACGTGCTGGGCACCACGATCGAGAACTACACCGGTGTGAACGCGGTGGGCTTCTCCACGGGCGACGTCAACGGGGGCGTCTCGTCGTTTACGCTCGACGGCCTGATCTACACGTTCAAGGATGCGAGCGGCAACCCGATCAACATCAATACGATCGTTACGCAGGATTTTTACCTGCAGCAGCTCGCGGATGAAGGCGGCGCCGGCAACGCGTTGCAGATCAACCAGGACGGGATACTCGGGCTAGCCTCGGTCACCATCACCCGCGTGGGTAATACGCCGTTCAATTTCCAGAGCATCGATCTGGACATCGAATCCGATACCGGCGCGCAAGGTATCGTCACGATCGTCGCGGACAACAATACGGCTAACGCCGTGACGCTCGAGACGGACAATATCATGACGGCGGTCACGATGACGCTGTCGGCCACGAATGCGTCGTTCGCGGACGCCCACAGCATCACGATTTCCGGCGGAGATCTGCTCGCCGACTTCGGTCACCTGGTCTATGCCGACGTGGGTCCGTCGCTGACGACGACCTCCACCAACGCCACCTTCACCGCCGGCGACAACACGGCTTCGACGCCGGTCGCGGTGGATGCCGGTATTACGCTGACGGACTCGACCTCCGCCACGGCGCAGTCCGCCACGATTACGATCAGCAACTTCAAAACCGGCGACGAACTCCTGTACACGGCCATGAACGGCATCTCGGGGGCGTACAGCAACGGCGTGCTGACACTGACCGGCTCTGCGACGATCGCGCAATGGCAGAGCGCGCTCGAATCGGTCACGTTCACCAATACCCAGATCACGCCGGACGCCACCATCCGCACGATCAACTTCTCGATCACCGACGTCGCGGGCGTGACCACCACCGCCACGCGCAACATCACGGTAGTCGATACCGATCAGACGCCGATCGTCAGCACCACTGGCGGCTCGACCAGCTATGTGGCGGGCGCAGCCTCCGTCACGATCGACAGCGGCTTGAGCATCTCCGACAGCGACTCGACCCATCAGGCCATCGCCACGGTGACGATCGGCAACGCCAGCACCAGCGACATACTGAATTTCACCGCCAACGCGACCCTGTACGGCAACATCAGCGGGACATACCTCAGCAGTACCCATACGCTGACGCTGACCGGCTCGGCCACCGACGCGCAATGGCAGGCGGCGCTCGACTCAATCGGGTTCTCGTCCAGCGTCAGCAGCCCTGGCGGTGCGCGCACCATCAGTTTTTCGATCAACGACGGCACCAAAACCAGCGCAATTGCGACCAAAACCGTCGCCGTGATCGGAGTGCCGGTCGTGACCACGGACACTGGCTCGGCTGCGTTTGTCGCGGGCAACAATGTTGCGTCGACGCCGGTCGCGATCGATAGCGGACTGACCGTAGCGGACGGCAGCAGCGGAACGCTGGCGTCGGCGACGGTGCAGATCACCGGCAACTTTCATGCCGGCGAGGACCTGCTGCTGTTCGTCAACAACCCGGCGACGATGGCCGACATCACCGGCTCGTATAACAGCGGCACCGGCCTGCTGACATTGACCTCGGCGTCGCACGCGACGCTCGCGCAATGGCAGGCCGCGCTGCGCTCGATTACCTTCGAAGACACAGCGGTCACGCCGAACAGCGCGACCCGTACGATCTCGTTCGCCGTCAACGACGGCAGCAACAGCAGTGCGGTCGCGACCCGCACGGTGAGCGTGACGGATACCGATCAGACGCCGATCCTGACCACCTCGGGCGGGTCGAGCGCTTTCGCGGCAGGCGACAACGCTTTGTCGACGCCGGTGGTGGTCGATTCCGGCATCACCGTCTCGGATCTGGACAACACGACGCTGGCTTCGGCGACGGTATCGATCACCGGCAACTTCCATGCTGGTGAAGACGTGCTGTCGTTCATAAACGTTAGCGCCTCGACATTCGGCAACATTAATGCGGCGTACAACGCGTCGACGGGCATGCTGACGCTGAGTTCGGCTGGCACGACGGCGACGCTCGCTCAATGGCAAGCCGCATTGCGTGCGGTCACTTACACGGACACGGCCGTGACGCCGAACAGCGCGACACGCACAGTGAGCTTCTCGGTCAACGACGGCACGGCAACGAGCCTGACCGTGACGCGTACAGTCACCATCGCGGATACGGATCAGACGCCGGTGCTGAGCACGTCGGGCGGCTCGGCTTCGTTCGTCGCGGGCGACAATGCGCCGGCGACGCCGGTGGCGATCGACTCCGGCGTCACGTTGTCGGATCTGGATAACACGACGCTCGCGTCGGCGACGGCGTCGATCACCGGCAATTTCCATGCGGGCGAAGACGTGTTGATGTTCGTCAACAATGGAGTGACAGAGGGCAACATCACCGGCAGCTATAACGCCACCACGGGGGTATTGACGCTGACTTCGGCTGGCGCGACGGCGACGCTCGCGCAATGGCAGGCGGCGCTGCAGGCGGTCACTTACACGGACACGGCCGTGACGCCGAACAGCGCGACACGCACGGTGAGCTTCACCGTCAACGACGGCACAAAAACGAGCGCGACCGTGACTCGCACGGTCACCGTCGCGGATACGGATCAGACGCCGGTGCTGGGCACGTCGGGTGGCTCGACCTCGTTCGTCGCGGGCGACAACACCACCTCGACGCCGGTGGCAGTCGATTCCGGCATCACGGTGTCGGATCTGGATAACACGACGCTCGCATCGGCGACGGTGTCGATCACCGGCAATTTCCATGCGGGCGAAGACGTGTTGATGTTCTTCAACAATGGAGTCACGGAAGGCAACATCACCGGCAGCTATAACGCCGTGACGGGGGTGTTGACGCTGAGTTCGGCTGGCGCGACGGCGACGCTCGCGCAATGGCAGGCGGCATTGCGTGCGGTGACTTACACGGACACGGCCATCACGCCGAACAGCGCAACGCGCACCGTCAGCTTCTCGGTCGACGACGGCATCAAGGATAGCGCCGCCGGTACGAAAACCGTCACGGTAACCACCACCGACCAGACGCCGATCGTCAGCGCATCGACCAGCGGCGCGAACTATATTTCGGGCGCATCGGCGCAGAACATCGACAGCGGTCTCACGCTGAGCGATGCCGACAATACGACCCTGACCACGGCGACCATCCAGTTCACGTCCGGCTTCCATAACGGCGATCTGCTGGCCTTGAACTACGTCGCGGCGACGATGGGCTCGGGTTTCTCGGTTTCGTTCAACGGCGCGACGGGCACGCTGATTGTCAGCGGTGGGCCGAGGACGGTGGCGCAGATGCAGGCGATTCTCGACGGCGTGCAGTTCTCGACCTCGGCCGGCGCGGCCCTCGGCACGCGCACGCTGTCGGTCACGGTGTCGGACGGCACCAGCACCAGCGCAGCGGTTTCGTACGACATCGACGTGGTCAGTTCGGCGCCGATCGTCTCCGTGTCGGGCAGCAGCGCGGCGTTCGTCGCCGGGGACAACACGGTTTCCACGCCCGTTGCGGTGGATAGCGGCCTCACCGTCAGCGATCCTTTGACGGCGATGCTCGCGTCGGCGACGGTGTCGATCACCGGCAACTTTCATGCTGGCGAAGACGTGCTGATGTTCGTCAACGACGGATTGACAGACGGCAACATCACCAGCAGCTATGACGCGGCGACGGGGGTATTGACGCTGACTTCGTCGGGTGGGACGGCGACGCTCGCGCAGTGGCAGGCGGCGCTGCGTTCGGTGACCTACACGGACACGGCCATCACGCCCGACACTGCGACCCGCACGATAAGCTTCACTGCCGACGACGGTACGCAATCGAGCGCGACGGTGACGAGTACGGTCACCATCGCGGACACGGATCAGACGCCGATACTGACCACATCGGGCGGCGACACGTCGTTCGTCGCGGGCGACAACAGCGCGTCCACGCCGGTTGCGATCGATACGGGCATCACCGTGTCGGATCTCGACAACACGACAATGGCTTCGGCGACGGTGGCGATCACCGGCGGCTTCCACGCGGGCGAGGATGTGCTGTCGTTCACGAACTATAACGCAGCGAATTTCGGCAACATCGTCGCGTCGTACGATGCAGCGACCGGCGTGATGACGCTCACGTCGACGGGCGCCACGGCAACGCTTGCGCAATGGCAAAACGCATTGGGTTCGGTGACGTACACCGACACGGCCGTCACACCTGATACCACGCAACGCACGATCAGCTTCACGATCAACGATGGCGTCAAATCCAGCGCAGTCAGCACACAGGCGCTCGATGTGACCGCCACTGACCAGACTCCGATCGTCTCGACCACGACCGGCGACGCGAGCTTTGCATCGGGCGACAACACTGCCAGCACACCGGTTGCCATCGATACGGCCATCACGGTATCCGACCTCGACAACACGACCTTGGCCTCGGCGACGGTGGCGATCACCGGCGGCTTCCACGCGGGCGAGGATGTGCTGTCGTTCACCAACGACAACTCGACGAGCTTCGGCAACATCACCTCGTCGTACGACGCGACAACCGGTGTGATGACGCTGACCTCAGCGGGCGACACGGCCACGCTCGCGCAATGGCAAGCCGCCTTGCGCTCGATCACCTACACCGACACAGCCGTCACGCCCGACACGACGCAACGCACGATCAGCTTCACGATCGACGACGGCGTCAAGTCGAGCGCGATCAGCACGAAAGCGCTCGACATGACGGCGACCGATCAGACGCCGATTATCACTACCACGACCGGCGATGCGAGCTTTGCGTCGGGCGATAACACCGCCAGCACGCCGGTGGCGATCGACACGGGTATCACCGTATCGGACCTCGACAACACGACGCTGGCTTCGGCGACGGTGGCGATCACGAGCGGCTTCCACGCGGGCGAAGATCAACTCGCGTTCACCAACAACAACGCGACCAGCTTCGGCAACATCACCTCGTCGTACGACGCGACAACCGGCGTCATGACGCTGACCTCCGCAGGCGACACAGCAACAATCGCACAATGGCAAGCCGCACTGCGCTCGGTCACCTACACCGACACAGCGGTCACACCCGATACCACGCAACGCACGATCAGCTTCACGGTCAACGACGGCGTCAAATCGAGCGCGGTCAGCACGAAAGCGATCGACCTCAGCGCGACCACGCAAACGCCGACGATCGTCGGCGGCACCGGCGACACGCCGACCTTCGTGGCGAGCGGCGCGGGTGCTATACCGGTCGCGATCGACGGCGGCATCTCGATCAGCGATGCCGATGCGAGCGCGCATCCGTCGTCGGCGCTCGTGTCGGTGAGCGGCAATTTCCAGCCGGGCCACGACGTGCTCGCGTTCACCAGCAGCGCGGCGACCGGCAACATCAGCGGCAGCTACGACGCCACCACGGGCGTGCTGACGCTGACCTCGGCGGGCAACACGGCGACCCTCGCGCAATGGCAGGCCGCGCTCGCAGCAGTGACCTACGCGGACACCGCCGCCGAGGTCACCAGCAGCAGCCGGACGATCAGCTTCGCGGTCGCCGTCGACGGCAAAGAGAGCGGTGTGGTCACGCGTACGGTGAACGTCGCCGCCGCGCCGACAACGGTGCGTCCGCCGAATCCGGCCACGCCGACCACGTTGCCGCCGCGTTCGCCGTTTATCGGCAACGGCAGCGACAACGGCAACGGCAGCGCCACGCCGGTAAACGCGCCGTCGCCGTTCGCGAATGCGCCCGATTCGATCGTCGCGTTCCCGATGAATCTCGGCGACTCGATCTCGAATCCGCTGATCGTGCTCGACATCTTCGTCGAGACGCCGGACATCGGCTCGATCCCGGCGATCCACACGTCGACCTTCACCGCCGACAACTTCGGCGACCTCGGCGCGAGCAGCGGCGCAGGGGGCGGCGCGCATCGCTATGGCTCGCTGTCGCAAACCTCGGTGGAGAGTTTGCAGGCCGTTTCTGCGCCGCAGGCCGCGCCGCTCGCGCTCGATCTGCCGAACCTCGCGCTGCACCTCGACATCGCGCCGAACCAGCCGTTCTCGGTGTCGCTGCCGGTCATGCTCGGCGGAGCTGAAGGCTTGCCGGTCGGCACGGACGCGCATGTCGAACTGCGTCTCGCGGACGGCCGGCCGCTGCCTGGCTGGCTGCACTACGACCCGGTGCGCGGCACGTTGAGCGGCAAGGTCCCGGCCAATCAGGGCACGCTGGCCATCGCGATCATCGCGAGCGATGCGGCGGGTCATCAGACGCGCCGTGAAGTCGCCATCAATTTCGGCACGACGCGCGATTCCACGTCGCACGGTGCGGTTCATGGCGCCACGCGCGCGCCGGTGAAGGCCACGCCCGCCACCCACGCGCCGCATGCCGCCGTCACGCCCGCGAAGCCTTCGCTTGCCGAGCAGTTCGCCCGCGCGCACGCGTCGCTGCATGTCACGCGTCCTCCGGTTGCTCACGCGGCCACGCTGCCTTCCGCCGCAGAGACGGCCGGCCGGGGCGTCGCATGA
- a CDS encoding TolC family protein, which translates to MNSRFFPAPITLKKRASEVNISIAAVRTPRPALLALSLAVIWLSGCAVKPVPFTDAERTQTAQTDRTSMFAQQQAVSGPITLDEAMARAIRYNLDHRLKMMEEALAQKQLDLSNFDLLPKLTAQAGYTTRNHPLASSSTNVFTNEQSLAPSYSTDKNERTADLSFSWNLLDFGVSYYEAKEQADHVLVLEQRRRKVVQLMMQQVREAYWQATGAQRLHDRIGPLLDQARQALNDSRQAQRENLRAPMETLNYQHALLDLMRQLEEIRDQLDEAKPRLAALMNLEPGKDYTLAPPQDFAAPSFDMPMEKMEETALERRPELVEASYNERISVNETHKAMAKMLPGIEFSLGTHYDSNSFLVYNAWRAAGISVSWNLLNLLNVKNIRGMASAQLEVAKTQRLALSMAVLTQVHVARTELGAKQRQFDLLKQMNDVDQQILEHTHNATQANAQGKLDEIRAATGAMMSELRLYQSYGELENAYGQLLATLGLDPVPDTVQGHDLASLQKSIDEEQQRWDALGRPNSTPAAADAAGAVAVTAATATTATATTNSATGVKTQ; encoded by the coding sequence ATGAACTCACGATTTTTTCCCGCTCCCATAACCTTGAAGAAGAGAGCCTCCGAAGTGAACATCTCGATCGCTGCGGTGCGTACACCGCGTCCTGCGCTGCTGGCCCTGTCGCTTGCCGTGATCTGGTTGTCGGGCTGCGCCGTCAAGCCGGTCCCTTTCACCGACGCCGAACGCACGCAGACGGCGCAAACCGATCGCACATCGATGTTCGCGCAGCAGCAGGCGGTGTCGGGTCCGATCACGCTCGACGAAGCGATGGCGCGCGCGATTCGCTACAACCTCGACCACCGGCTGAAGATGATGGAAGAGGCGCTGGCGCAGAAGCAACTCGATCTGTCGAATTTCGACCTGCTGCCGAAGCTCACCGCGCAGGCCGGTTATACGACGCGCAATCATCCGCTCGCGTCGTCGTCGACCAACGTGTTCACCAACGAGCAATCGCTCGCGCCGTCGTATTCGACGGACAAGAACGAGCGCACCGCCGATCTCTCGTTCTCGTGGAATCTGCTCGACTTCGGCGTCAGCTACTACGAGGCGAAAGAGCAGGCGGACCATGTGCTGGTGCTCGAACAGCGCCGCCGCAAGGTCGTGCAACTGATGATGCAGCAAGTGCGCGAAGCGTACTGGCAAGCTACCGGCGCGCAGCGTCTGCATGACCGGATCGGGCCGTTGCTCGACCAGGCGCGCCAGGCGCTGAACGATTCGCGTCAGGCGCAAAGGGAGAACCTGCGTGCGCCGATGGAGACGTTGAACTATCAGCACGCGCTGCTCGATCTGATGCGCCAGCTCGAAGAAATCCGCGATCAGCTCGATGAAGCCAAACCGCGTCTCGCGGCGCTGATGAACCTGGAGCCGGGCAAGGATTACACGCTCGCGCCGCCGCAGGACTTCGCCGCGCCGAGCTTCGACATGCCGATGGAGAAGATGGAAGAAACCGCGTTGGAGCGCCGCCCGGAACTGGTCGAAGCGAGCTACAACGAGCGGATCAGCGTCAACGAGACGCATAAGGCAATGGCGAAGATGCTGCCGGGGATCGAGTTCAGCCTCGGCACGCATTACGACAGCAACAGCTTCCTGGTCTACAACGCGTGGCGCGCGGCCGGTATCAGCGTGAGCTGGAATCTGCTGAATCTGCTGAACGTGAAGAACATTCGCGGCATGGCGAGCGCGCAGCTCGAAGTGGCGAAGACGCAGCGGCTCGCGCTGAGCATGGCGGTGCTGACGCAGGTTCACGTCGCGCGGACGGAACTGGGCGCGAAGCAGCGCCAGTTCGATCTGCTCAAGCAGATGAACGACGTGGATCAGCAGATTCTCGAACATACGCACAACGCGACGCAGGCAAACGCGCAGGGCAAGCTCGACGAAATCCGCGCGGCAACCGGCGCGATGATGTCCGAGTTGCGCCTGTACCAGAGCTACGGCGAGCTTGAAAACGCGTACGGCCAGTTGCTTGCCACGCTCGGTCTGGACCCGGTGCCCGACACGGTGCAGGGACACGACCTCGCGTCGCTGCAAAAGTCGATCGACGAAGAACAGCAGCGCTGGGACGCGTTGGGCCGTCCCAACAGCACGCCTGCCGCCGCCGACGCGGCCGGTGCGGTCGCAGTCACCGCCGCAACGGCCACCACTGCCACGGCCACCACGAACTCAGCAACCGGAGTGAAGACGCAATGA
- a CDS encoding efflux RND transporter periplasmic adaptor subunit produces MKLSQFADQVVRQLAGVVGMAAMLFSMQTALAVPPAAPPTAPAASPAPGMMPVAAATQPDLSGDAGRIRIQLVSRDQVDLSSEIAAKIATLPFRDGDSFRAGQTLVSLDCSLYAAQLHKSQAEAGAASDLLQVDQRLAQLHSVGELEVQQAAAKLKASNAEVAYMQATVHKCVIAAPFDGRVSKRSAAPQQFAEAGKPLLTIVDTSHLELKMIVPSKWLVWLKPGHALSVQVDEVGRTYPAKVARIGARVDPVTQTVDVTAALTGSVPELLPGMSGWATFATR; encoded by the coding sequence ATGAAGTTGTCGCAGTTCGCAGATCAGGTCGTCAGGCAGTTGGCAGGCGTAGTTGGAATGGCAGCGATGTTGTTCTCCATGCAGACGGCGCTCGCCGTGCCGCCTGCTGCTCCTCCCACCGCACCGGCTGCCTCCCCCGCGCCGGGCATGATGCCGGTCGCAGCCGCCACGCAGCCGGATCTTTCCGGCGACGCGGGCCGTATCCGCATTCAACTCGTGTCGCGCGATCAGGTCGATCTGTCGAGCGAAATCGCCGCGAAAATCGCCACGCTGCCGTTCCGCGACGGCGATTCGTTTCGCGCGGGTCAAACGCTCGTGTCGCTCGATTGCTCGCTGTACGCGGCGCAGTTGCACAAGTCGCAAGCCGAAGCGGGCGCGGCCAGCGATCTGCTGCAGGTCGACCAGCGCCTCGCGCAACTGCATTCGGTCGGCGAACTCGAAGTGCAGCAGGCGGCCGCGAAACTCAAGGCAAGCAACGCCGAAGTCGCCTACATGCAGGCGACCGTACACAAATGCGTGATCGCCGCGCCGTTCGACGGCCGCGTGTCGAAGCGCTCGGCCGCGCCGCAGCAATTTGCGGAAGCGGGCAAGCCGCTGCTGACGATCGTCGACACGAGCCATCTCGAACTGAAGATGATCGTGCCGTCGAAGTGGCTAGTCTGGCTGAAGCCCGGTCACGCGCTGAGCGTGCAGGTGGACGAAGTGGGCAGGACCTATCCGGCGAAAGTGGCGCGCATCGGCGCGCGTGTCGATCCGGTCACGCAGACCGTCGACGTGACGGCGGCCCTCACCGGCAGCGTGCCGGAACTGCTGCCCGGCATGAGCGGCTGGGCCACTTTCGCGACGCGGTAA